Below is a genomic region from Gadus morhua chromosome 4, gadMor3.0, whole genome shotgun sequence.
cagacgtgtagtcacatcaggggacatttggcgggggggggttgtatttcggcaggcaatttagcctgccgtatttcaaccccccctcctatttcctgtttgcaaagtctgagacacttcaaattttttaggcttacatcgttaggtcactggatgtgaccgtagaaatttcagacgtgtagtcacatcaggggacatttggcgggggggggttgtatttcggcaggcaatttagcctgccgtatttcaaccccccctcctatttcctgtttgcaaagtctgagacactttAAATTTTTTTGGCTTACATCGTTAGGTCATTGGATGTGACTGTagaaatttcagacgtgtagtcacaacaggggacatttggcggggggggggggggggcgtgggcaGGGCCGGCCCTGGGCATAGGCAGTATAGGCGAATGCTAAGGGCCCATCCATCGGTAGGGGGCGCCAAAAATaagtcttttttattttatttttttgcatactGTATTCATCTAACTTCAACTTCAATGTTTATATTACTTaggcaataaataaatattagacaacataacatgtaaaataaaagagCGCCATTCTGACCGGAGAGGAGAAAGCTATCTATTTGCACATCACAATGTCAAAGAAACCTAAACACTCTGGCGCCCAGGGAAGGAAGAGGacaaaagaagaggaggaaaaatgggaaaaatacagaaatacagtaactttaatttgtttatctTTAACGTAGGCCTGGCTGGCTATAGCCAACTGGTCACTTTGTCTGGCTCTTGTTCAccctttttatctttatttctctTGAGCTAACTGTTCCCTATACATAACTCCGCTTAATACGTGTctattgttttaatttattaagCACTATGtggttttattatttagtaaatacaaataatctGCAAACAGTTGTCAGGGCGTAGcgcgttgccaagcaacatgtAAACAACTTAACCTGACTGTAATGAATACGAAGGATGCCAAGAATGGGTTTCAAACGCAGAGCATAATAGTTTATTAACACAATTCCCAAGGAGGAGGCTGGAGATGGGTCAAGGGACTGGCAGTGGGTCATACACAGGAAATTTGATGGGTAGGCGAAGTCCAGGCGGGGAGCAGGCTAGGAGTCGGAGACTACGTTAGTCAGGCAAACAGGTTGATGCACGGGTAATTCATTATATATAGGTAATATTTTGAAAAGGCACAGTACGGTTGTGGTGAAAACAAACAATACCTCACAAAGGAAAgggtgaactgaactgaactaaaTAGAGGGAGTGATGTGAATGCACGGGTGACTAGAATTGCTGTGATGTGATCTGAGGAGTGAGTTGCATTCAAGGGATTGGTGGCGTGATCAAGGGTTAGCTGGAAGTAGACTTTACACTGACATTGAgaacaaaacatttattaacacaATTCAAACATTCAgaacaaaacatttattaacacaattaaaacaaatataaacaattTCTTAGAACAAcatatgtaaaaagaaaaaacaaaaagccaaaccaactacaataaatacaaaataagttCAATATATAGAAAATCAACAAAAGCTACCTGGTACACTGATGTACAGTATGTCACGCCCACCACTCCCACCTAGCGTGCcagtgccctctctctcctggctgtCCTGTCTGTGTTACAGGCTAGACAGAGGTGTGGCGATTCCATCATATGTTTTGCACAGCTCTGATGATACCAGCGTTGGCACCGTTCACAGGAAATCTAAACAATTTGATATTGACAATATCAGTTGAAATGTTCATACTTGGTAAGTAGTTTTGGTAATTTGGTAAGTGGCACCAACTCCTGTGCTATTAACACTGACAATTATTGTTCATCTGATTGaaaataaaggtatatatataataaattatgACATGTCTTACCCATTGTACGTCCTCGTCTGTTTCtggattgtctgtctgtccacattGGTGGCATACCTCAGTCAGGTCATCTAATAAAAGATCATGACTTTAGGTCATTATGTTCCTCATAATGACCTAAATTAACTGTAACAGTTGCTCTATATTACATTGTCTTTGCAAAGTAGCCCTAAAAAGAGAATTATAACTACATATTTTCATGGGGGAAATAGTTACCAGTATTCTCAAGGAGAGCAGTTGCGATTGCCCTTCGCATTTCCCCTACACCTTTTCTTGATGTATTgaatttgcagttttcaccttTAAGGATACATTCAGCAAACTGGAAAAAAGCACAAGTTAagacaaattaatattttgatCTAAATGTGACAAATTACTGTTATGTTACCATTAAGAATGACATTGGCTTTGGATACATTGTCACTGACAGACAAAgtgttaattttatttaaatcatAGTTGGCCCATCACCTAACACTTACTTTCAATACAAAGGGCCCGCAGGAGGTACTGTCAGTCTGACGAGGGTGTGGGACTGTGTCGCATCCCCATCTGGACACATTGATCCCCCTAAGTCTCATGAAGGCTCTGAAATATATGAAAAGTAACTGTAGTGGATTGCTATACACTCTGTATGAACGTCCCAATAGAAATCCAAGAGCAAAATCTCAGATTACCTTGTTACATCTTTGCACCTATTTATGTCGGTACTGGATTCCCCAAGAGGATCGAGTAAGAGAGCCTTTTTTTGTGATGGGATCAtgacctttattttttttaataataaaaaagacattAGCGGAGATCTATGCTACTAAAAGTCACACTGCAAatcacctacacatacacatggcaACACTGGAATTTACCACTTACTTTATGGCAAGTAGACTATATTGAATATAagtatgtaaaataaaataaaggatcGTAAGAGTAATTTATGACTTTATGTATGCCGCAAGATTTCACTTACAGTGAGTTTCCAGTGGTGGTTCTCATTGATGATCCCAAGGATGTACTTGTACATGTGTGGATCCAGCTAAAAGAATAAAAAGTTCCAATTATTTATGGAGTTCATAACTTTGTAGAGACACATCAGTTCAGTATTGGAGCAGGCAAAGCTTTCCCTAACCTTCACTTTTGGTTGTTTCCTTTTCCATATGTTGGACATCTCAAATGTGTCTATTGCCATAGCCCTGTCGGTTGACTTCGCATTAAAGTCTCGCACCAGTAGCTGCATGTAGGCATTCATGAcctgaaagaaagaaataaagacaaGAAAGATAATCAGTTAGATGAATAAAATGCTGTTTAATCACATGGGTAGGTCAAATGTAACACTTACAATGGAAAAACAGAGTACTAAAATGCTAATGATCCTGATAAATTAAACTGTACTATAAGTGATACCAGAGTAGTGATGTCAAAAATATATGCTCTAACAACATATGTAACAACGTGAAAGTAGTTAGTCCTTTACTATGAGCAAGGTGAGGTCTTACCTCACTCTCAAACTCCATATCTGGAGCGGTTCTTGCGATGTCGGCAAAGAAGATTAGGTATGGCCCTATTTTTGAGAGCAGCACATAGACATCTGTTCCCTGCCAAGCTTCTTCTACACCTGCAATATTAAGGTATAATAAATACTGGAAGCATCCACATAATATTTAACATGTAGAAAACCATAACATTAGATTATAAATCACatgtttatacatatatataatgaaCTTCAGCAAATCTCCAAACATTCATATCACATACATTTAGCTGGGTCTGTGACTGGGGATGctgctggggtggatgctgctggggtggatgctggtggggtggatgctggtggggtggatgctgctggggtggatgctgctggggtggatgctggtggggtggatgctgctggggtggatgctggtggggtggatgctgctggggtggatgctggtgctggggtggatgctggtggggtggatgctggtggggtggatgctgctggggtggatgctggtgctggggtggatgctggtggggtggatgctggtggggtggatgctggtggggtggatgctggtgctggggtggatgctggtggggtggatgctggtggggtggatgctggtgctggggtggatgctggtggggtggatgctggtgctggggtgcatgctggtggggtggatgctggtgctggggtggatgctggtggggtggatgctgccAATGTGGTGCCGGCTAGCTTGAGGTTTACCTTCAAATTTTGGGGGATGTGAGGACTCTGTGCATGGTGATGCTTCAGGTGGTCAATATTGATCTTTGGAAAGACAACACCATTCACGTCCACCAAGTCAGCACTTTTGTTCTCAACTGACAACACAGTGTATGGCCCCAGGAAATTGGGGTCCAGCTTGCCTCCTTTCCTTTGCCGGCTCCTAATGTTCAACCTCCAGACCATGTCACCAACATTGAATTTCTGCATCGATGATTTTTGGgacatcctcttcatcttctcttGTGCTTTCTTGGTGTTCCCCTCAGCACACGAGAGAATTTTGCTGATATTGAGGGCAGAGTCGGTCAGGTTGTCTTTGGCCACAGCGTCCTCGACACTGCTGTCAAtctgaaaatgtattttaagttTATAGCGTGATATTTATAGAAAAGCTTACATATTTATTAGTATTTCAGTCTGTAGTATTGAATATTTTGAGTAGTTAAAAGCCTGTACTAACCTGGTACTGCTCTGGGATCTGGGATGGATATCGCGCCTCTCTTCCAAACATCATATAGAATGGCGAGAAATtagtggtcatttgtttttttgtccttAGGCCAAACATTACCGCATCGAGATGCATGTCCCATTCCTTGGGGTTGTTTCCCACCAGTTTGCAAAGTGCTCTGAAGAGATGATACCATCAAAGATTGATTAATATTGCCTCGTCAGATTTTCACCTTTGAGCTTTTCAAAGATATagcataataaaataacatattaGAACAACATTATTTTATAGTGAGTATTATTACAATTAAAACATACAGATCATACCTCTGTATGGTTGCATTCATCCTTTCCACTAAACCATTGGTTTGTGGATGATACGGAGCACAAAGACTCCTTTTGATTTGCAATACTTCACAAACATTTTTGTTGAGCTGTTATTAGTAAAGAATGACAAGAGAAACAGTTAAGGACATTGTGTAAGAAAGTATTTAACCAATTTCATGAAATGACAAAACAAGCCAGCAGCACTTGTGACTTAATCCTGTGGTCCAGCttatactgtacatatgaaACCTACAGCATTTACAAACTCCGTCCCCTGGTCTGTGAGGACTCTCTTAGGTGCTTCAAATTGGTGCACAAACTTCAAGAGACACCCAGTGACTTATTTTGCTGTCTTCGATGGAAGGGCATAAGCTTGTGGCCACTTAGTGAGGTAGTCCAACATGACGCAAATGTACTGGTTCCCTCTGTCGGTGACTGTCAGCTTCCCAATGAGGTCCATTCCGACCAGCTCAAATGGCTCTTTAACCTagaagaaatgaatgaatgacaaaAATATCTCCCTTTTTATATTTGGTTTTCcatatttcatttaaatgtaaaatgtttaatAAGGAAACATCGCATCAATCATTATGACTCATTATTATTGTTGAGACATACAAAACACAAGTTGTATTAGGAGCgtaatagaaaagaaaacatactgTGATGGGTATATACTCCACCTCACGCTTTATGGTCGTTGTGTTGGCCTGGCATGGAACACACTGTGCCACCTTTATTAAAACagcaatatttaaaatgttaaaatacagAAATGTATATGATCTTCATTTGAAAAGGCTTGAATTTGGAATACTGTTGAAAAAAACCATTTAGTATAATCACCCATGAGTCAATCTCTGAAGACATGCCAGGCCAATAAAATCTGGCAGAGATGGCATCTCTGGTCTTTCGCTGCCCACAGTGCGCTCCGATACTGCTGCTGTGGAACTCTGCGAAAATTGCCTTTGCCTCCTCTTTTCCACAGACAACTTTGGTTGTACTGGCAGTAGATGTCGCCTTGCGACGCACATAATACAGTTCATTGTCTGTGAAATTGTAGAAAATTACTTTATGACAAAGACATGTAGGGCCTAGTTTATAACATTACAAAACAGAACGgcaacattaacattatagaATAGTGAAACCTATAATATAGTTTAGTATAGTGTAATAGCCAATTAACCTTTTGTTTGGCTTTGTGTTTAATTTGATGCATACACCACCTGAGTGCATTGCAGTCAGGTGGTTTGCATGCCAACATACGGTTTCTGACcgtaattaaaaataaataaatctaaaaaTCTAAAATTTGATCTCTGAATGGTGTACATTCAACACTCAATTCTTCCAGAGCAGGACCCTCACCTGGACATACAACATACTACACAGCTCATTAAAAGCAAGATTTTTGATCTCAGGTTTTAGTGTGTTAATTGTATCCCtccttgtctgtgtctgttctgTCTGCTGGTGGGTTTCCAGCTCTAGCTTGAGTCCCTGTGTACCCTACATAGCTTCACCTATGTAGGGTAGGCCTACACTATAAATATTTAGTGTAAATATTTGTAACATAATGATATTTTATTGAAACAACATTGATCTCACACATTTTTGTGTGACATTATAATATGAGCTATTTTTTTTCGTTCCTTGAATTTCACTCCGAAATTTGCATTACTTCTTGTCTCTCACCTTCAATGCGGAATAGAAGTGCCTTCTTgcggaaaatatttttttcctgcTTGGACAAGCCCTCAGGATAAATGCATTTGCATTTATAATCTAAAATTTCGGAATATATTTTGGGATCCATCTTCAACACGTGCTTTGATTTATCATCTAAACTCTCGTAGATGTTTACCTAAAACTCTCGTGATAATTGGTGAAAGGTCACCTGAAGTTCAAAGCCGAAGACTTCataatgaagaaaatgttgtaTTTTCAGTAACAATCAACACTCAGCCGTCAATACgtttctcagactttgcaaacaagaaataggagaggggtgatgaatatgccaggctaaattggctgggtattgaatatatccagtatatatatattcaatatatccaaaatatatattggatatattgaatatgta
It encodes:
- the LOC115541368 gene encoding uncharacterized protein LOC115541368, coding for MEFESEVMNAYMQLLVRDFNAKSTDRAMAIDTFEMSNIWKRKQPKVKLDPHMYKYILGIINENHHWKLTVMIPSQKKALLLDPLGESSTDINRCKDVTRAFMRLRGINVSRWGCDTVPHPRQTDSTSCGPFVLKFAECILKGENCKFNTSRKGVGEMRRAIATALLENTDDLTEVCHQCGQTDNPETDEDVQWISCERCQRWYHQSCAKHMMESPHLCLACNTDRTARRERALAR